Below is a genomic region from Bacteroidota bacterium.
AATATGTGTTTACCCTTCTTTAGTTGCAGCCGTTAACCGAAATCTGAAAAACAGGGATATAAAAATTGCTTCGGTAGCCGGCGGATTTCCTTCCTCTCAAACTTTTCTTGATGTGAAAATTGAAGAAACTAAAATTGCCTTACAGATGGGAGCCAACGAAATTGATATTGTGATTTCGGTTGGTGATTTTTTGAGCGGGAATTTAGAAAAGGTTTACGATGAAATTTGTGCAATAAAAGCCACTACCGGCGAAAAGCATCTGAAAGTTATTTTAGAAACAGGAGCTTTAAGAAGCTCTGAAAATATTTATAGGGCAAGCATCCTTGCAATGGAAGCCGGAGCGGATTTTATAAAAACATCTACAGGAAAACTAAATCCTGCTGCAAGCCTAAATGCTGTTTTGATAATGGCTTATGCCGTAAAAGAATTTCACATTAAAACTACACGTAAAGTTGGAATAAAACCAGCCGGTGGAATTTCAACTGCAAAACAAGCTTTCGAATATTATTCAATAATTAGCCATATTTTAAAGGGAGAATGGCTCAATTCAGAGCTTTTCAGATTTGGAGCCAGCCGTTTGGCAAACGACCTTTTGAACAGAATTATTGAAATGGAAAGTGGGAAAACATCGGACTTGAGCTATTTTTAACAAAGCACTAACTTTCTAACGGAAAATATAATCACCTTTACTACTAACAGATATTTTTAATTCCGTTTTCTCATTTTCGAATTTATCGTATCCATCCTTAATATTAGTCCAAAAAACATTTAGTTCCGGATTGTTTTTATTTTTTTCCAAATTTTCCAAATATTTTTGTTGAGTCATTTTGAAAGGGAAAATATAAACAGGTATCTTTTGTTGTCCGTTGTTTTTGGCATTTATAGCATAAAGGTAGATTTCTTTAATTTTATCATCGCTCATTGGTAAGCAGCCAATTGTTACGCATGAACCATGAATAAAAATATCTCCTCCAAGATTTGAGAAATTACTTTTTCTGCGGTCAGCCAGATTCGGATAATTTATTCCCAACGACAAATGGAAATTACTGTATGGGTTAAATCTATTGATACAATAGAATCCTTCCGGAACTTGAAAATCACCTTGTTTCCTTTTTGGTCCAAGATTTCCTGATTTTGCGCAAATTTTGTAGGTAGTAAGTTTTCTATAAGTTTTCTCATTATTTTTCTTTGCATATATTTCAATTATACTTTCAGCTTTAAAAGCAAGAATAATAATGTTGAGTTCAGCTATTTCGATATTTGTAGCTTGTAACTTATTTATTACTAATTGTCCTTTTTCTGCAATTGCAGACCTTACTCGTTTATATCTTTTCTGCTCGGATAAAAAATCATCTTGAGCCAAAATAGTTGTATAAATGAGAGTTATACAAAATATTATTATAATTTTTTTCATCATATCATTTCAATTCAAGTTTCTTATTCTCCCTCAATAATTCAATTGCTTCATTCAAACGTTTGAGAATTGTTTTTTCTGTTTTTGCTATGGTAATCCAGAGTATGTAATATCGCTGGTAAGTCTTTGCCAGATTGTTGAAATTTGTTAAAGCAGGTTGGTTTTTGGCAAATTCGTTTAAAATGTACTGAGGAATTTCAAATTCTTTTTTATTTGGTTCGATACTCCCTTTTTCTGCCCAATAAACTTTTCCGGTTCGCAGATAACTTTCAATTTTTTTTAGTCCGGCTTCGGTCATTTTTCCATTGATAATAAGCTCTCCAACAATTTTCTTATTTACATCTGACCATTGTTTAATATTTTTTCTGGGAGTAAATTTTATCTTATATCTTTCGTCATCAATTCTTTTTAAAAGACTGTCTATCCATCCGAAACACAGAGCCTCTTCAAGTGCCTCCCTATGTTTTATACCTTTAGTAATTACATGTTTTTTATAAATAATTATCCAAATGCCGGGGCTTTTGTCGAAATTCTGCTTCAACCATATGCGAAACATCCTTCGGTTTCTAAAAAACATATTTTCAAGTTCTATCATGATTTTACTTGTTTTTTTATCAATCTGTTATTTGAAATATTATTCAATATTTTTAATTCCATAAGATTCCAAATATTTGGATATTGGAATTAGTCCTACACTTTTCCTCAGACTATCAATGTTTTGTGTATTTTCGATAGGATATACCATGAGTTTTTGTTGAGAATCATTGAAAATAATTTGTGTCCCATATATCTGTTTTTCCCCTTTCTTCATTTTAATACGATCAATAAATAATGCCAAACTACTCCAGGCTAATTCTTTATTATTTGCTGCTTCAATCATTATTGGCAGGTATTTTTCCATAATTGTAAGCTTGCCGCAATGTTGTAGAACCAAAAATGCTGCATCAGAAGCATAATCTCCATACACAGAATTTTTAGGCCATCCTATTTCTCCAATTATTCTCTCAATTTCAATTAAGTTAAGCGAATCCTGAACATGTTCGATGCCATATATTTTCTGCAGAGTGTCGGAG
It encodes:
- the deoC gene encoding deoxyribose-phosphate aldolase yields the protein MNIFRVIDEYQPIFPDSIIEKHIQKIKEQSVVPFNSMNLKKIFSMIDLTSLNTDDSEAKIVALCEKVNNFSKYYPSIPNVAAICVYPSLVAAVNRNLKNRDIKIASVAGGFPSSQTFLDVKIEETKIALQMGANEIDIVISVGDFLSGNLEKVYDEICAIKATTGEKHLKVILETGALRSSENIYRASILAMEAGADFIKTSTGKLNPAASLNAVLIMAYAVKEFHIKTTRKVGIKPAGGISTAKQAFEYYSIISHILKGEWLNSELFRFGASRLANDLLNRIIEMESGKTSDLSYF
- a CDS encoding L,D-transpeptidase family protein; this translates as MKKIIIIFCITLIYTTILAQDDFLSEQKRYKRVRSAIAEKGQLVINKLQATNIEIAELNIIILAFKAESIIEIYAKKNNEKTYRKLTTYKICAKSGNLGPKRKQGDFQVPEGFYCINRFNPYSNFHLSLGINYPNLADRRKSNFSNLGGDIFIHGSCVTIGCLPMSDDKIKEIYLYAINAKNNGQQKIPVYIFPFKMTQQKYLENLEKNKNNPELNVFWTNIKDGYDKFENEKTELKISVSSKGDYIFR